From a region of the Leptolyngbya sp. CCY15150 genome:
- a CDS encoding fasciclin domain-containing protein, with protein sequence MKTRHSLTKRLTAGFIGLGAVFALAACGTPEDTATDTAPGDPTATEPDMPAEDPTANQPDMPAEDPSAATSSNSVVDVAASDDSFSTLVQAVEAAGLAEPLATGGPFTIFAPTNEAFEALPDGTLETLLQPENQDLLAQVLTYHVVPQEVMAADVTTGEVPTVAGPSISVVVDEASGEVMVNEAMVTQTDIQADNGVIHAIDQVILPPGLEL encoded by the coding sequence GTGAAAACCCGTCACTCATTAACCAAGCGACTCACCGCCGGATTCATCGGATTAGGCGCAGTATTTGCCCTGGCCGCTTGCGGAACCCCCGAAGACACCGCAACTGACACCGCTCCTGGAGATCCAACGGCAACCGAACCTGATATGCCGGCTGAAGACCCAACGGCCAATCAACCTGACATGCCGGCTGAAGACCCTAGCGCAGCAACCTCCAGCAACAGCGTCGTTGATGTAGCTGCCAGCGATGACTCGTTTAGCACCTTGGTGCAAGCTGTTGAAGCAGCAGGCTTGGCTGAGCCCCTTGCAACCGGTGGGCCTTTCACCATCTTTGCTCCCACCAACGAAGCGTTCGAAGCGCTACCCGACGGAACTCTCGAAACCTTGCTTCAACCTGAAAACCAAGATCTCTTAGCTCAAGTTTTGACGTACCATGTGGTTCCCCAGGAAGTCATGGCAGCCGATGTGACTACGGGTGAAGTTCCCACTGTAGCCGGCCCCAGCATCTCAGTTGTGGTGGATGAAGCTTCAGGAGAGGTCATGGTCAATGAAGCCATGGTCACTCAGACAGACATTCAGGCTGATAATGGCGTTATCCATG
- a CDS encoding DUF202 domain-containing protein, with the protein MGQSPRNLANELAKERSRAAAERTLLAWIRTSLSLIGFGFGIDQVVAAIQQSTQSDRFQPTDLVRGLSLSFIAVGVYAILTASIEHHRELKHIQRDDYIYYSRRSGALVVATALLVIGVFAFVSLFLSSIL; encoded by the coding sequence ATGGGTCAATCGCCCCGCAACCTGGCTAATGAATTGGCCAAAGAACGCAGTCGTGCTGCTGCAGAACGAACGCTGCTCGCTTGGATCCGCACCTCTCTGTCTCTCATTGGCTTTGGGTTTGGGATTGACCAAGTGGTGGCTGCTATTCAACAATCCACTCAGAGCGATCGCTTTCAACCGACTGACCTGGTGCGTGGCTTGAGTCTGTCTTTTATTGCCGTCGGAGTCTATGCCATCTTGACGGCTTCGATCGAACATCATCGAGAGCTGAAGCATATTCAGCGCGATGACTATATCTACTACTCGCGCCGCTCTGGGGCATTAGTTGTGGCAACGGCTCTTTTGGTCATCGGTGTTTTTGCCTTCGTCTCTCTATTTCTCAGTAGCATTCTCTGA